A DNA window from candidate division WOR-3 bacterium contains the following coding sequences:
- the hypB gene encoding hydrogenase nickel incorporation protein HypB, which produces MAEIKLLRRVLASNDALALEEKRLLDRYGVLGVNIMSGPGAGKTTLIERTVAALKDRWRIWVIEGDIQGDLDARRVLAQGVGCTQINTQGACHLDGLMLSPVFAQIDFEGLDLLLIENVGNLVCPAEFRLPVHYNVTIVSTPEGSDKPIKYPLMFQRSDVIVINKIDLLPYVDFDIRGFTRSVRRLKPKVPVIPLSLRNGKGLDGWLCWLKRALHSRGGKGKGGSGCGR; this is translated from the coding sequence ATGGCTGAGATAAAACTGTTGCGCCGGGTTCTTGCCTCCAATGACGCCCTTGCCCTTGAGGAGAAGCGGCTCCTTGACCGTTACGGCGTTTTGGGTGTCAATATAATGTCAGGACCGGGTGCGGGCAAGACCACTTTGATTGAGAGGACGGTCGCCGCATTGAAAGACCGCTGGCGCATCTGGGTGATTGAAGGTGATATCCAGGGTGATTTGGATGCGCGGCGGGTTTTAGCTCAGGGTGTCGGTTGCACCCAGATTAATACCCAGGGCGCCTGCCATCTTGATGGGTTGATGCTTTCACCGGTGTTTGCGCAGATTGATTTTGAGGGTCTTGATCTGCTCTTGATTGAGAATGTGGGTAATCTTGTGTGTCCGGCTGAGTTTAGGCTGCCGGTCCATTATAATGTCACGATTGTTTCGACCCCGGAGGGGAGCGACAAGCCGATAAAGTATCCCTTGATGTTTCAAAGGTCGGATGTGATTGTCATTAACAAGATCGACCTTTTGCCCTATGTTGATTTTGACATCAGGGGTTTTACCCGTTCGGTGAGAAGGCTCAAGCCCAAGGTTCCAGTTATCCCCTTGTCACTGCGGAACGGCAAAGGGCTTGATGGGTGGCTTTGTTGGTTGAAAAGGGCTCTTCATTCCCGGGGCGGTAAGGGAAAAGGAGGGAGTGGATGCGGAAGATAG
- a CDS encoding adenylosuccinate synthase, giving the protein MMNIVVVGAQWGDEGKGKVVDFLSQRAQVVVRFQGGPNAGHTVCCGKGRFTFHQIPSGILNPNTVGVIGCGCVVDPYRLNEELAELKKGGVKLSRRLFVDRRAHLILPYHRLLDNLQEEQLAEKKIGTTGRGIGPAYQDKIARVGIRVGDLLNEDVFKEKLRRNLAAANFRLMEVYKAEPLSFQELSLEYWLISRPLSEMIADGSRLIEKALRQGRRVLFEGAQGSHLDIDLGTYPFVTTSSTVAGGAAVGSGISPLWLEEVVGVAKAYTTRVGAGPFPSELEEKEAGMLRELGNEYGATTGRPRRCGWFDAGVVRAAVRFNRLSALVITKLDVLDSLETIKICTGYRYQGKRIREFDPFLAEKLEPRIVSLPGWREKTPGCRRFGDLPLRAKRYIERIAELVDCPVALVSVGSERNEMVAVDTKSLKWLR; this is encoded by the coding sequence ATAATGAACATCGTTGTTGTCGGTGCGCAATGGGGGGATGAGGGCAAGGGTAAGGTGGTCGATTTTCTTTCCCAGCGCGCCCAGGTGGTTGTTCGGTTCCAAGGTGGACCGAATGCGGGGCATACGGTTTGCTGCGGAAAAGGGCGCTTCACCTTTCATCAGATTCCTTCCGGGATTCTTAATCCCAACACTGTCGGTGTCATCGGTTGTGGCTGTGTTGTTGACCCCTACCGGCTCAACGAGGAGCTGGCAGAGCTTAAGAAGGGCGGTGTGAAACTCTCCCGGCGGCTGTTCGTTGACCGTCGAGCCCATCTGATTCTACCCTATCACCGACTCCTTGACAATTTGCAGGAGGAACAACTCGCCGAGAAAAAAATCGGCACAACCGGCAGGGGAATCGGACCCGCCTATCAGGATAAGATTGCCCGGGTGGGCATCAGGGTTGGGGATTTGCTTAACGAGGATGTCTTCAAGGAGAAGTTGCGCCGCAACCTCGCTGCTGCCAACTTCCGACTGATGGAGGTTTACAAAGCTGAGCCATTATCATTCCAAGAGTTGAGTTTAGAATACTGGTTGATAAGTAGACCATTGAGCGAGATGATTGCTGATGGCTCGCGTTTGATTGAGAAGGCGTTGAGGCAGGGGAGGCGGGTTCTGTTTGAAGGGGCGCAGGGTAGTCATCTTGACATTGACCTGGGAACCTATCCCTTTGTTACCACCTCGTCAACCGTGGCTGGAGGTGCTGCGGTGGGCAGCGGGATAAGCCCGCTCTGGCTTGAGGAGGTGGTTGGTGTGGCCAAGGCTTATACCACCAGGGTTGGGGCAGGACCGTTTCCTTCAGAACTGGAGGAGAAGGAGGCGGGGATGCTGCGCGAGTTGGGGAATGAGTATGGTGCAACGACCGGTAGACCGCGGCGGTGTGGTTGGTTTGATGCTGGAGTTGTGAGGGCGGCGGTGCGTTTCAATCGGCTCTCAGCCTTGGTTATTACCAAACTGGATGTCCTTGATTCTTTGGAGACAATTAAAATCTGTACCGGGTATCGCTATCAGGGTAAGAGGATTAGGGAGTTTGACCCATTTTTAGCCGAAAAGTTGGAGCCAAGAATTGTCTCCTTGCCCGGCTGGCGGGAAAAGACACCAGGGTGCCGGCGGTTTGGGGATTTGCCGCTGCGGGCAAAAAGGTACATTGAAAGGATTGCAGAACTGGTAGACTGCCCGGTGGCTTTGGTTTCGGTTGGTAGTGAGCGGAATGAGATGGTTGCGGTTGATACCAAGAGTCTGAAATGGCTGAGATAA
- a CDS encoding PorV/PorQ family protein: MKRTVWWLAIILVFGMVSASQNPGAVFLMIWPGARPTSLAGAFTAISNDASCLYYNLGGLAFLERTNATLMHCNWLPGLWPGMYYEYLAVTHNLKGMGTPGLNVIYLTTGETDVINERGEFLGRYTTFDVSPGLGYGFAVLPNLGVGLGAKLIYSFLVPDWVWKVMPELGIERGGTGITWAFDAGVLYKPFSFLNAGLAVTNIGPNISYTSSGESDPLPRMLRVGVAYYPVQREIFRLGISPEITKIMVGMFSDTTKSFGEQFSEEWRDAWKSLGVEGELNLGVVSGFLRLGYFEDITGQRGGIVMEKDGLTYHYSLGDVLTRRNLGSFKSLGWTFGGGIRFQRFQFDLGVDQFIYDFSTSNYKFSFSYQF, translated from the coding sequence ATGAAGCGAACAGTCTGGTGGCTGGCGATTATCCTCGTATTCGGGATGGTTTCTGCCAGTCAGAACCCCGGTGCAGTTTTTCTGATGATTTGGCCTGGAGCCAGACCCACATCACTTGCTGGTGCCTTTACCGCTATCAGTAACGATGCCTCTTGTCTGTATTACAATCTGGGCGGATTGGCTTTTTTAGAGCGCACCAATGCTACCTTGATGCATTGTAACTGGCTGCCAGGACTCTGGCCGGGTATGTATTATGAATATTTAGCGGTGACACATAATCTCAAAGGTATGGGAACTCCCGGGCTCAATGTCATATATCTAACTACTGGGGAAACCGATGTTATTAATGAAAGAGGTGAATTTCTTGGTCGATATACCACTTTTGATGTCTCCCCAGGATTGGGTTATGGGTTTGCGGTGCTACCTAACCTTGGTGTTGGACTTGGGGCAAAGTTGATTTATTCCTTTCTTGTCCCGGATTGGGTTTGGAAGGTTATGCCGGAGTTGGGAATTGAACGTGGGGGCACCGGTATCACCTGGGCTTTTGATGCTGGGGTGCTTTATAAACCTTTTTCATTTTTGAACGCTGGTCTGGCGGTAACCAATATCGGTCCGAATATCTCCTATACCTCCTCAGGCGAGTCCGACCCCTTGCCGAGGATGCTGCGAGTTGGGGTTGCCTATTATCCGGTGCAAAGGGAGATATTTCGGCTGGGCATAAGCCCAGAGATAACTAAGATTATGGTGGGGATGTTTTCTGACACCACCAAGAGTTTTGGTGAGCAGTTTTCTGAGGAGTGGCGGGACGCCTGGAAGAGTTTGGGTGTGGAAGGGGAGTTGAACCTTGGTGTGGTGAGTGGGTTTCTCCGCCTGGGTTATTTTGAGGATATCACCGGTCAGCGCGGGGGGATTGTAATGGAGAAGGATGGTTTGACCTACCATTACAGCCTTGGGGATGTTTTGACGCGACGCAATCTTGGTTCTTTCAAGTCACTGGGCTGGACATTTGGTGGAGGAATAAGATTTCAGCGTTTCCAATTTGACTTAGGTGTGGACCAGTTCATCTACGACTTTTCAACCTCCAATTACAAATTTTCCTTCTCCTATCAGTTCTAA